One region of Armigeres subalbatus isolate Guangzhou_Male chromosome 3, GZ_Asu_2, whole genome shotgun sequence genomic DNA includes:
- the LOC134222553 gene encoding uncharacterized protein LOC134222553 — protein MGSKLSPLLADVFLSDFEVDLTKEKLSPRIWRRYVDDVFAIIKERYLPQTLDLLNSKHETIKFTVEKEQNSTLPFLDLLITRKEDNTLKFGIYRKPTSTDRYIISESNHFGAQKQAAFHSMAHRLFNIPMEEMEFEAEKMKIHEAAKLNVNPFRPITYQFPPGSNLDAENPHQLLQAPTALMHQTTTLCRIERG, from the exons ATGGGCAGCAAACTATCACCACTTTTGGCGGATGTGTTCTTGAGTGATTTTGAAGTAGATCTGACAAAAGAAAAACTCTCCCCTCGAATCTGGAGGCGTTACGTGGACGACGTCTTTGCGATAATTAAAGAGCGCTACCTCCCACAAACACTTGATCTGCTGAACTCCAAACATGAAACAATCAAGTTTACGGTTGAGAAGGAACAGAACAGCACCCTCCCTTTCTTGGATCTTCTGATCACCAGAAAAGAGGACAATACGCTGAAGTTTGGTATCTATCGTAAACCAACGTCCACCGATCGATACATAATATCAGAATCCAACCATTTTGGTGCCCAAAAGCAAGCTGCCTTTCATTCGATGGCGCACCGACTATTCAATATTCCAATGGAGGAGATGGAGTTCGAAGCGGAAAAAATGAAGATCCATGAAGCAGCGAAATTGAACG TGAACCCATTCCGTCCCATCACCTATCAGTTTCCCCCCGGATCGAATTTGGATGCGGAAAACCCACATCAATTATTGCAAGCCCCAACCGCATTAATGCATCAAACAACCACTTTGTGTCGAATCGAGCGTGGGTAA